The following is a genomic window from Bubalus bubalis isolate 160015118507 breed Murrah chromosome 19, NDDB_SH_1, whole genome shotgun sequence.
gcctttttactttgtttactTTGTCACCTCCCCAGTCCCCCACCCTCCaatctctgttctataaaagaacccgGCATCTATACCCTGATGAGATGGTTATTTTAAGATGTTAGTTTGCCATCTCCTTAGTCAGCTGGCTAATTTCTTGCCTCAACACCCTGCCTCTTGGATTCACTGGCCTCTTGTGCTtcgagcagagcaagcttgggcTCTGTAGTACTGGTACCAGGACAGCAGCCACGTCTGGGTTATCTTCAGACATTCCTGAGCAGGAGTGGACTGTCCTGCACAGGATGGATGATATGTGAAGGCATTTCCAAGGCTGGGCTGAAGCTTCGTCACACTCCAGCCATTTCCATTTTTGCTGGAAGCCCTGAGTTCCCGCACTAAGAGTCTGCGGGATGTGATTTCCACCAGATGGTGCACACATCGTGCATCCTTTTCACTGTGACCTTGTACCTCTGTGTCCTGCAGTTGGAGGGGGTCATTCTAGCATGAATACTAGAATTTTTTCCCTAGAAtactaggaaaaaataataagcagCCTCAGACCCTGTGATCCCAATTCCAGTGAGATGGCCCATCTGTGTTCACTGTTGGAGGATTCAAGGCAGATGGTTTTTGTAGttattaagtcactaagtcatgtctgactctttgaccccatggactgcagcacgccaggcttccctgtccttcactatctcctggagtttctcaaactcatgtctactgagttggtgatgccatccaaccaccccatcctctgtcatccccttctcctcccaccttcaatctttcccagcatcagggtcttttcccaggagtcagttctttgcatcaggtggccaaagtattggagtttcagctttagcatcagtccttccaatgaatactcagggttgatttcctttaggattgactggtttgatctccttactttccaagggagtctcaggagtcttctccagcaccacaattcgaaagcatcaattcttcagtgctcacccttctttacagtccagctctcacatccgtacatgactactagaaacaccatagctttgactagacagaccgttATCAGCACTTGGCTGGAGGAACATAAATGACAGGCCTGACTTACAAGGTGGAAATTAGAGATCGGCTGACACACGGATTTCTTCTTTTACTAGATACCaaataaggcagttttatttttgtagTAAGAAAAATTGGGGATTAAAATTATGGAGATGTTACAGATGGTAGCTTTGTTAACAGGATCATTTTTTAACACATcagagctctgtgtgtgtgtattttatacatatgtttgctatatgtataaaatacatgaatagtttacatgtatatataacatgCCAAACATATATATCTATGTTCATACATATATGAATTATAGCTTTTATAGCTGCTgtatatgattaaaatatttctgtctctctgaagaAGGAGAACATCTCTTTGGATATATTGTCCTAGTATTCAGAGATTGTTTGCTTTTCAAAGTTGTACAAGCCTATTAGAGAAACTTTGAGAAATTcaagagaagcagaaatgaaggagaaaacacAGATATCAAACAGATTATTATTACTTTAAGGGCTGAGCTCCAGGATGGAGTCAGGGAGAGTGAGGAGCCTCTTCTGGGAAGAAGAGGGTCTGTAACAAGTGGAGAAAAATTGCCCCTGGAAACACCTTTACCCCGTTGGGGCCTCTCGGGAACCAGGGGCCTGGCCTGCGTGCTCTCCTCGCTGCCCACACGATGACCTTCTCTACACACGTTTGTTGCTGTGGGGAATCGCTATACGTTATCTCTACTCTCCATCAGGGAGAGTTCAGGCCTTTCAAGCCCCCTGAAACTTCGATGACTCAGCCCCTGAATAAACCCATggcttgctttctctttttattcccaGACTGGAATCATTTCCCTGTATGACTGTGTTTTTAAGAGGGATCCAGGTTATAATCAGAAGTTACACCGAGATGACAGAGAACACGCCAAAAGCCTGGGACTCCACATTAATGAGGAGGTAATAGCAAGAGGGTATCACCGGATGTGAACAGATTCCCGGTGTGCATTTTTACCACTGTGTCCAGTCGGCCGCACGAAACTCTCCCCTGTCTTCCGGTGCCGGGAAGAGACGACTGAGCTGCAGTCGCTGTTGCTTGGTTCTGCCCTGTTAAACTGTCTACTCATTTTTGTGACTTGTTTAgtcctatgaaagtgaaagtgtcagtcacccagttgtgtttgactctttgcgacccgtggactgtagcctgccaggctcctctgtccatggaattctccattcactggagtggattgccattcccttctccaggggatcttcccaaaccagggatcaaacctgggattcctgtattgcagacagattctttatgaccagggaagcccagcccagTCCTATAGAATTTAACACTTTTGTGACAGCAAAACTCAGGAGTTCTTTCCAACAGATAAACAGGCCTTTGCTGAACCTCTGAGGCCTGGTATCACGGTTGCAGGGCCCTGGCCTTCCGGGAATGGAAGCACACAGGCAAGAGAGATTATTTCTCGCAAGTTACTGGGCCGCTGTGTGCACCATGTATGGTTCAGGTCCTCTGTTTATCTGAATAGTTTTCTGCAAGGAGCTGACAGGGTGGGTGGTGACCAACCAAGGGAACCAAACTTCCAGGGTGAGAAGGTCAGGCTCACAGCAGATGCctggggtggagggaaggaggaggaggctgtgCATCCCCTAGGCAGAGTCAGGACCATCTGCCCACTGGGTTAGACCCCACTTCCACACTAGAACATTGTCTCCATAAAATCTGATGTGAGGACAGtatgtttattaaaattcatGTGCTGCACTAATATCATCATCTTTGtacaatacacagaaatcagcATGTAAGAGCTTCTGGTGGGACTGCTTTTTGATCAGAGGATTTTTGCCTGCCGCTGTTAATGTTTTTAGAATGTCACCATGTCAATTTCCATGAAACTTGTAATTGACGTGAAGTTGAATGATGGAAGTGCTAAGAGGTATCACTGCTTAAGTCACAGAGACGAACAGTTTTTCTGctgtgttgttgttattcagtggctaagtcgtgtcccactctttgcgacccccatggaaagcacttccctgtccttcactatctcccaaagcttgttcaaactcatgttggttgagtcggtgatgccatccaaccctctcatcctctgttgcccccttctcctcgtatcctcagtttttcccagcatcagggtcttttccaatgagtctgtggTTTTTGGTTTGTATTAATTCATTCCCAGTTAGTAGTGAAGTTAGTGCTTTTCTCTTACAagtacggacttccctggtggctcagacggtaaagtgtctgcctacaatgagggagacccgggttcaatgcctgggtcaggaaggtctgaagaaggaaatggcaacctactccaggcagtattcttgcctggaaaaccccatggatggtggagcctggtggactatagtcgcaaagagtcagacataagtgacttcactttcacttttctcacaaGTATATATGCCTAGCATGACTTAAAGTCAGTCAGACATTTTGAGCACCTCCCATATGCCACTGAGTATAAAGGGAACAAAACAGGAGTGTCTGCCCTCATAGAGCTGAAATTCCCATGAGGAGACAGGAGAAAAAAAACCCAGTAAATGATGAACTGAATTCCAGGCAGTGATAAGTGGTACGCAAAGAGACACAGCCTTTTAAGGGGATGTGGAGGTCTGGGGATGTGATGGGGGCTGGGGAGATGAGTTGGGGAGATGTGTgtttgggagaaggaaggaggggaacaGAAGACAGGCGGGAGGAGCAgcagggagaagggaagagaaagaggaggaactCAATCCTGAAGGCAGTGGGTACCTGGCGCCCCTGCAAGATCTTGGACTCTCCTCTGAACGTCTTGAGGACACtggtggctggagcagaggggaCAGAATCTGACCTGGTTGaagagcaccccccaccccaccccggcgTCAGTGTGGTCTTAACCGGCTCCTTAGGGGCTGCGATGGTTCATTTGTAGGTTTCTTCTGCACCGAGAAGCCCGGTGGAGGCGGGAGGCGGGTGTGGGACACGAAGGCACGGACAGGTGAGAACGCTCTACTTCCCCTCCTACAGGAGCGCGAGCGGCCGGTGGGGGTGCTGTCGTCTTCGGTCTACGGGCGGCGCATTGACCAGCCCGTGGAGCCTCTGAACCGCGACCACGGCCGCGCGGGCCACGTGAAGGCCGACTTCTACCGGAAGAACGACATCACCAGTATCAAGGCGCCTGG
Proteins encoded in this region:
- the C19H5orf49 gene encoding uncharacterized protein C5orf49 homolog — its product is MEDDEEEITAAALRGKPRPLPISALSAFSYIPPRRQDPKEHSYYYRQGWTGIISLYDCVFKRDPGYNQKLHRDDREHAKSLGLHINEEERERPVGVLSSSVYGRRIDQPVEPLNRDHGRAGHVKADFYRKNDITSIKAPGFGHISPA